From the genome of Fibrobacter sp. UWP2, one region includes:
- a CDS encoding pseudouridine synthase produces the protein MSNVPSDMFFESVVRPEQNNRLLLDSLCERFTYHSREDWVDRLTRGLVTLNGEVANVGSVAHTDDRVVYHVENYTEPEVPTDFKVVFEDEEFLVVAKPAGTPVHHTGHIFYNTFTAIVRRGTDCETATPMHRLDRDTGGLMLFAKYVESAARFQKNLDRILLRKFYLAVVEGVFPEGETRCDFPLRELPDDPIRLRMHRVEGGKECHTVFKHLATFEREFPAQLEPGANHKFSLVEAELLTGRKHQIRAHLAELGFPIVGDRLYSHGGEFYQKMARGGGLDEADFAVLGAHSQMLYAYKAEVQLPYWNAPRTFENYDFPDDMKSLLTGVLETVG, from the coding sequence ATGTCGAATGTCCCGAGTGACATGTTCTTTGAGAGTGTAGTTCGCCCCGAGCAGAATAACCGCCTGCTTTTGGACTCGCTCTGCGAACGCTTTACCTACCACAGCCGCGAAGACTGGGTGGACCGCCTTACGCGCGGTCTTGTGACGCTCAACGGTGAAGTCGCGAATGTGGGGAGCGTCGCCCATACCGACGACCGGGTGGTCTACCATGTGGAGAACTACACCGAGCCCGAGGTGCCCACCGATTTCAAGGTTGTGTTTGAGGACGAGGAGTTCCTTGTGGTTGCAAAGCCGGCGGGCACTCCGGTGCACCACACTGGCCACATTTTTTACAACACCTTCACGGCGATTGTCCGCCGCGGCACCGACTGCGAGACGGCTACTCCCATGCACCGCCTGGATCGCGATACCGGCGGCCTCATGCTCTTTGCCAAGTATGTTGAGTCGGCTGCTCGCTTCCAAAAGAACCTGGATCGCATTTTGCTGCGCAAGTTTTACCTCGCGGTGGTGGAGGGCGTGTTCCCCGAGGGCGAGACTCGCTGCGATTTCCCGCTGCGCGAACTGCCTGACGATCCCATTCGCTTGCGCATGCACCGTGTGGAGGGCGGCAAGGAGTGCCATACGGTTTTCAAGCATCTTGCGACGTTCGAACGCGAATTCCCCGCGCAGCTGGAACCCGGTGCGAACCATAAGTTCTCCCTTGTCGAGGCGGAACTTTTGACGGGCCGCAAGCACCAAATCCGCGCGCACTTGGCGGAACTCGGCTTCCCGATTGTGGGGGATCGCCTTTACAGTCACGGCGGGGAGTTCTACCAAAAGATGGCACGCGGGGGAGGCCTCGACGAAGCCGACTTTGCGGTTTTGGGCGCGCACAGCCAAATGCTCTATGCCTACAAGGCGGAGGTGCAGCTCCCGTACTGGAACGCGCCGCGGACCTTCGAAAATTATGACTTCCCCGATGATATGAAGTCTCTGCTGACGGGCGTGCTCGAGACCGTAGGCTGA